In one Actinomyces trachealis genomic region, the following are encoded:
- a CDS encoding metal-sulfur cluster assembly factor, which yields MSETTAPGPVRTDNPMAAQHVPAAPAEVDVAAVEEALRDVIDPELGINVVDLGLLYGVNIEPDGTVVLDMTLTTAACPLTDVIEEQAAQALALIADNVRIQWVWLPPWGPDKITPEGREQLRALGFNV from the coding sequence ATGAGTGAGACCACCGCCCCGGGACCCGTCAGGACCGACAACCCGATGGCCGCCCAGCACGTGCCCGCTGCCCCCGCTGAGGTCGACGTCGCCGCGGTCGAGGAGGCGCTGCGCGACGTCATCGACCCCGAGCTCGGCATCAACGTCGTCGACCTCGGCCTGCTCTACGGCGTCAACATCGAGCCGGACGGCACCGTCGTGCTCGACATGACGCTGACGACGGCGGCCTGCCCGCTGACCGACGTCATCGAGGAGCAGGCTGCCCAGGCTCTGGCCCTCATTGCGGACAACGTGCGCATCCAGTGGGTGTGGCTGCCGCCGTGGGGCCCGGACAAGATCACCCCCGAGGGCCGCGAGCAGCTGCGGGCGCTGGGCTTCAACGTCTAG
- the sufC gene encoding Fe-S cluster assembly ATPase SufC, with protein MSTLEIKNLHVQVATNDGSKPILKGVNLTIGTGEVHAIMGPNGSGKSTLAYSIAGHPDYEVTDGQVLLDGVDLLEMSVDERARAGLFLAMQYPVEVPGVTVANFLRTAKTAIDGKAPKVRSWVSEVKGAMERLRMDESFSQRDVNTGFSGGEKKRFEILQMELLAPRFAVLDETDSGLDVDALRIVAEGVNRLHETSDAGFLLITHYTRILRYIKPSHVHVFVDGRVAEQGGPELADRLEEEGYDRFLK; from the coding sequence ATGAGTACTCTAGAGATCAAGAACCTCCACGTACAGGTCGCCACGAACGACGGCTCCAAACCCATTCTCAAAGGCGTCAACTTAACCATCGGCACCGGCGAGGTCCACGCGATCATGGGCCCCAACGGCTCAGGCAAGTCCACCCTGGCCTACTCCATCGCTGGCCACCCCGACTATGAGGTCACCGACGGTCAGGTCCTGCTCGACGGCGTCGACCTGCTGGAGATGAGCGTGGACGAGCGCGCCCGCGCCGGACTGTTCCTCGCCATGCAGTACCCCGTGGAGGTCCCGGGCGTCACTGTCGCGAACTTCCTGCGCACCGCCAAGACGGCCATCGACGGCAAGGCCCCCAAGGTCCGCTCCTGGGTCAGCGAGGTCAAGGGCGCTATGGAGCGCCTGCGCATGGACGAGTCCTTCTCCCAGCGTGACGTCAACACCGGCTTCTCCGGCGGTGAGAAGAAGCGCTTCGAGATCCTCCAGATGGAGCTGCTGGCGCCCCGCTTCGCTGTGCTCGACGAGACCGACTCGGGTCTCGATGTCGACGCCTTGCGCATCGTCGCCGAGGGCGTCAACCGCCTGCACGAGACCTCCGACGCCGGCTTCCTCCTCATCACCCACTACACGCGCATCCTGCGCTACATCAAGCCCAGCCACGTGCATGTCTTCGTTGACGGCCGCGTGGCCGAGCAGGGCGGGCCAGAGCTCGCCGACCGCCTGGAGGAGGAGGGCTACGACCGCTTCCTCAAGTGA
- a CDS encoding quinone-dependent dihydroorotate dehydrogenase has translation MIYDLVYKTVFSRIDPEVIHDIAMTGIEVASKVPLARDVLRQACGRRPDFPIPSANQGGPFARPVPGILGLAAGMDKEGSAVVGMDMLGFGFVEVGTFTAQAQPGNNKPRMWRYPRTRAIRNRMGFNNSGADAAAERLRSLRSTKRGRSIVVGANIGKTKVTPLEDAVADYEYSASKVARWVDYLVVNVSSPNTPGLRSLQSVEALRPILRAVRSAADTAAHRHVPLLVKIAPDLADEDIDAVADLVLDMGLDGVVATNTTIDHDLGEGGLSGAPLLPRSLEVVRRLRHQLGEGPTIIGVGGISSILDAELMLDAGADLLQAYTAFIYNGPAWPGRINRALARVRRR, from the coding sequence GTGATCTACGACCTGGTGTACAAAACCGTCTTCTCGCGCATCGACCCTGAGGTGATCCACGACATCGCCATGACTGGGATCGAGGTGGCCTCCAAGGTACCTCTCGCACGAGACGTGCTGCGCCAGGCCTGCGGTCGCCGCCCGGACTTCCCAATCCCCTCCGCTAACCAAGGTGGTCCTTTTGCCCGCCCCGTGCCCGGCATCCTGGGCCTAGCTGCCGGAATGGACAAGGAGGGTAGCGCGGTTGTGGGCATGGACATGCTCGGCTTCGGTTTCGTGGAGGTCGGCACGTTCACCGCCCAAGCCCAGCCTGGCAATAACAAGCCCCGCATGTGGCGCTATCCGCGTACACGTGCCATCCGCAACCGCATGGGATTCAATAACTCCGGAGCTGACGCCGCCGCTGAGCGCCTGCGCTCCCTGCGCTCCACCAAGCGCGGGCGCTCCATCGTGGTCGGTGCTAACATCGGCAAAACCAAGGTGACTCCGCTTGAGGACGCGGTGGCGGACTATGAGTACTCCGCCTCCAAGGTAGCCCGTTGGGTGGACTACCTGGTGGTCAACGTCTCTAGCCCCAACACCCCGGGTCTGCGCAGCCTGCAGAGCGTGGAGGCCCTGCGCCCCATTCTGCGTGCCGTCCGTTCCGCCGCGGATACCGCCGCGCACCGGCACGTGCCACTGCTGGTCAAGATTGCCCCGGACCTCGCCGATGAGGACATCGACGCCGTCGCCGACCTCGTGCTCGACATGGGCCTGGACGGCGTGGTCGCCACGAACACGACCATCGACCACGATCTCGGTGAGGGCGGGCTCTCTGGCGCCCCGCTGCTGCCACGTTCGCTTGAGGTGGTACGCCGACTGCGCCACCAGCTGGGGGAGGGCCCCACCATTATCGGCGTCGGCGGCATCTCCTCTATCCTGGACGCCGAACTCATGCTCGACGCCGGGGCGGACTTGCTGCAGGCTTACACCGCTTTCATCTACAACGGCCCCGCCTGGCCTGGACGCATAAACCGTGCCTTGGCCCGCGTTCGCCGTCGCTGA
- the sufU gene encoding Fe-S cluster assembly sulfur transfer protein SufU: protein MNDLDQLYQQVILDHSRERHGVGALTDPHAQSHQVNPTCGDEVTLGVRIVDGRVEAVGWEGDGCSISQASISIMHDLVDGADLETVARLEREFNTLMHSRGRGVDEAILDDLEDAAAFEGTSKYPNRVKCALLGWMALKDALAQAGVALPEADGA, encoded by the coding sequence ATGAACGACCTCGATCAGCTCTACCAGCAGGTCATCCTCGACCACTCGCGCGAGCGCCACGGCGTCGGCGCGCTCACCGACCCGCACGCCCAGTCCCACCAGGTCAACCCCACTTGTGGGGACGAGGTCACCCTCGGTGTCAGGATCGTGGACGGGCGCGTCGAGGCTGTTGGCTGGGAAGGGGACGGCTGCTCCATCTCCCAGGCCTCGATCTCCATCATGCACGACCTCGTTGACGGTGCGGACCTTGAGACGGTCGCTCGCCTGGAGCGGGAGTTCAACACGCTCATGCACTCGCGCGGCAGGGGCGTGGACGAGGCGATCCTGGACGACCTAGAGGACGCCGCCGCCTTCGAGGGGACCTCGAAGTACCCCAACCGCGTCAAGTGCGCCCTGCTGGGGTGGATGGCGCTCAAGGACGCCCTCGCCCAGGCCGGTGTCGCCCTGCCGGAGGCAGACGGCGCGTGA
- a CDS encoding helix-turn-helix transcriptional regulator, producing MNVTDDASTRARVLELIVEKGPISAAQLAKVLSLTPAAVRRHITALEENREIQVHQVNSSGKRGRGRPARHYVATSAARTNLGDGYSELASRALSYLSQVAGDKAVDSFAAARGRDLERRYTTIVEAAGPHPADRARALADALSLDGYAATIRDVGDGTFAIQLCQGHCPVRDVAGQFHELCDAETGAFSRLLGVPVQRLATLAGGEHVCTTHVPIAMPRLRKRAARVVADSRATRPPRSEGN from the coding sequence ATGAACGTCACCGACGACGCCTCTACCAGGGCCCGTGTCCTTGAGCTGATTGTGGAGAAGGGTCCGATCTCCGCCGCTCAGTTGGCCAAGGTTTTGTCCCTCACGCCGGCAGCGGTACGCCGCCACATAACGGCCCTGGAGGAGAATCGCGAGATCCAGGTGCATCAGGTCAACAGCAGTGGCAAGCGTGGGCGCGGCAGGCCAGCCCGGCATTACGTCGCCACCTCAGCCGCTCGTACCAACCTGGGTGATGGCTACTCCGAGCTTGCCTCCAGAGCCCTGTCCTACCTGTCACAGGTGGCGGGAGACAAAGCCGTGGACTCCTTCGCCGCTGCCCGGGGACGGGACCTGGAACGCCGCTACACCACCATCGTTGAGGCTGCCGGGCCACACCCGGCGGACCGGGCTCGTGCCCTGGCAGACGCCCTGAGCCTGGACGGCTACGCCGCCACCATCCGCGACGTGGGCGACGGAACCTTCGCCATACAGCTCTGCCAGGGACACTGCCCCGTGCGCGACGTCGCTGGCCAGTTCCATGAACTCTGTGACGCCGAGACCGGCGCCTTCTCCCGCCTCCTCGGTGTTCCCGTGCAACGCCTGGCCACCCTGGCCGGAGGGGAGCATGTCTGCACCACGCACGTCCCCATCGCCATGCCCCGTCTGCGCAAGCGCGCCGCGCGGGTCGTGGCGGACAGCCGGGCCACCCGGCCCCCTCGATCGGAAGGAAACTGA
- the sufD gene encoding Fe-S cluster assembly protein SufD: MPELSTDHSAATLTGAHSHGQRAYTASRADRLTSFNPQDIPVPGGREEEWRFTPMKRFAPLFNLEAVQAATAQVDAVQLSLPELAGVTVETVSRDDARVGTVGAPIDRTGVVAWAASQQATVITLTKGAQLQQALRVAVKGTDTMTDGAWLAPTAQHVLLRAEPGSKGTVILEHTGSAALTQTVEVVVTAGAELTLVSVQDWEDAAVHASNHRVRVEGRGTLKHVVVSLGGDVRICADFGYVGEGGHVDSYGVYFTDAGQHQEHRPYVAHTEPHCYSRVTYKGALQGDGAHAVWVGDCLIGAAARGTDTYELNRNLVLTEGAKADSVPNLEIENGNIEGAGHASATGRFDDEQLFYLRSRGIPEMEARRLVVLGFFNEIVQEIGVPEVEETLMAAIERDLALTGLVPANAAADAPTQV, translated from the coding sequence ATGCCTGAACTGTCCACCGACCACTCGGCGGCAACGCTCACCGGCGCCCACTCCCACGGTCAGCGCGCCTACACCGCCTCCCGTGCCGACCGCCTCACCTCCTTCAATCCCCAGGACATCCCCGTTCCGGGTGGCCGTGAGGAGGAGTGGCGCTTCACCCCCATGAAACGCTTCGCGCCCCTGTTCAACCTGGAGGCTGTCCAGGCTGCTACCGCGCAGGTCGACGCCGTGCAGCTCAGCCTCCCTGAGCTGGCTGGTGTCACCGTGGAGACCGTTAGCCGTGACGACGCCCGTGTAGGCACCGTGGGTGCGCCCATAGACCGCACCGGAGTGGTTGCCTGGGCTGCCAGCCAGCAGGCCACCGTCATCACCCTGACCAAGGGCGCTCAGCTGCAGCAGGCCTTGCGTGTGGCCGTCAAGGGCACAGACACCATGACTGACGGCGCCTGGCTCGCCCCTACCGCACAGCACGTCCTGCTGCGCGCTGAGCCCGGTTCCAAAGGCACCGTCATCCTGGAGCACACTGGTTCTGCCGCCCTGACCCAGACCGTGGAGGTCGTGGTCACTGCGGGTGCCGAGCTCACCCTAGTCAGTGTTCAGGACTGGGAAGACGCCGCCGTGCACGCCTCCAACCACCGAGTGCGAGTGGAGGGACGCGGCACGCTCAAGCACGTCGTCGTCTCCCTGGGCGGGGACGTGCGCATTTGCGCTGATTTTGGTTACGTCGGCGAAGGCGGCCACGTGGACTCCTACGGCGTCTACTTCACCGACGCCGGACAGCACCAGGAGCACCGCCCCTACGTGGCCCACACCGAGCCGCACTGCTACTCGCGTGTGACCTACAAGGGGGCACTCCAGGGTGATGGCGCCCACGCCGTATGGGTGGGAGATTGCCTGATCGGCGCCGCCGCCCGCGGCACCGACACCTACGAACTCAACCGCAACCTGGTGCTCACTGAAGGTGCCAAAGCCGACTCGGTGCCCAACCTTGAGATCGAGAACGGCAACATCGAGGGCGCCGGTCACGCCAGCGCCACCGGCCGCTTTGACGACGAGCAGCTGTTCTACCTGCGCTCCCGCGGTATTCCGGAGATGGAGGCACGCCGCCTAGTGGTGCTTGGTTTCTTCAACGAGATTGTGCAGGAGATCGGTGTACCCGAGGTGGAGGAGACGCTCATGGCAGCCATCGAACGCGACCTGGCCCTCACTGGGCTGGTCCCCGCCAATGCGGCAGCCGACGCACCCACGCAAGTTTGA
- a CDS encoding flavodoxin family protein, with protein MTTALIIVESCFGSTRAVAQSLAEELTSAGVSTRVLEVPDAPRALPEDLDLLVLAAPTHNRRLPSAASRAQAAKRGAPTSPSTGIREWLDAATIPPAVRLAAADTVTGRSWLSGSAAKDAAKRLHRVHGRADVACHSFLVSSFQGPLADGEQAAVRAWGHTPVQGLSGQDAR; from the coding sequence GTGACGACCGCACTCATCATCGTCGAGAGCTGTTTCGGCTCCACCCGGGCCGTGGCACAGTCCCTGGCCGAGGAGCTCACCAGCGCGGGGGTGAGTACCCGGGTCCTTGAGGTCCCGGACGCGCCCCGCGCGCTGCCCGAGGACCTCGATCTGCTGGTGTTGGCCGCCCCCACTCACAACCGGCGCCTGCCCTCGGCCGCCAGCCGGGCCCAGGCGGCCAAGCGTGGCGCCCCGACGTCCCCCTCGACCGGGATCCGCGAGTGGCTGGACGCGGCAACGATCCCACCTGCGGTGCGCCTCGCGGCCGCCGACACTGTCACCGGGCGCAGCTGGTTGAGTGGGTCAGCCGCCAAGGACGCCGCCAAGCGGCTCCACCGGGTGCACGGCCGGGCGGACGTGGCCTGCCACAGCTTCCTCGTCTCCTCGTTCCAGGGGCCCCTGGCCGACGGTGAGCAGGCGGCGGTGCGCGCCTGGGGGCACACCCCGGTCCAGGGGCTGTCCGGCCAGGACGCGCGCTGA
- the sufB gene encoding Fe-S cluster assembly protein SufB — translation MTSPTTEATRSDDEIIESISATYDFGWHDSDAAGAQAKRGLNEDIVREISAIKGEPEWMLAKRLKAYEIFERKPMPNWGVDLSHLDMDAVKYYVRATDRPANSWDDLPEDIKTTYDRIGIPEAERARLVAGVAAQYESEVVYHQIREDLSEQGVIFLDTDTALKEQPELMREYFGSVVPAGDNKFAALNTAVWSGGSFIYIPKGVHVEIPLQAYFRINTENMGQFERTLIIADEDSYVHYVEGCTAPIYSSDSLHSAIVEIIVKKNARVRYTTIQNWSNNVYNLVTQRATCEEGATMEWIDGNIGSKRNMKYPAVFLMGPHARGEALSIAFAGAGQHQDTGAKMVHMAPHTSSHIVSKSIARHGGRSGYRGLVQVMKNARHSKSNVLCDALLVDEISRSDTYPYVDVRTDDVEMGHEATVSKVSADQLFYLMQRGLTETEAMATIVRGFVEPIARELPMEYALELNRLIELQMENSVG, via the coding sequence ATGACCTCACCCACCACGGAGGCCACCCGCAGCGACGACGAGATCATCGAGTCGATCTCTGCCACCTACGACTTTGGCTGGCACGACTCTGACGCTGCCGGTGCCCAGGCCAAGCGTGGCCTAAATGAGGACATTGTCAGGGAGATCTCCGCCATCAAGGGCGAGCCCGAGTGGATGCTCGCCAAGCGGCTCAAGGCCTACGAGATCTTCGAGCGCAAACCCATGCCCAACTGGGGTGTGGACCTCAGCCATCTCGACATGGATGCCGTCAAATACTATGTGCGCGCCACCGACCGTCCCGCCAACTCCTGGGACGACCTGCCCGAGGACATCAAAACTACTTACGATCGCATCGGCATCCCGGAGGCTGAGCGCGCCCGATTGGTGGCTGGGGTCGCCGCTCAGTACGAGTCCGAGGTGGTCTACCACCAGATCCGTGAGGACCTGTCAGAGCAAGGCGTGATCTTCCTGGACACCGACACCGCGCTCAAGGAACAGCCGGAGTTGATGCGCGAGTATTTCGGCTCCGTGGTACCCGCCGGGGACAACAAGTTCGCGGCCCTGAACACCGCTGTGTGGTCTGGTGGCTCCTTCATCTACATCCCCAAGGGCGTCCACGTGGAGATCCCGCTGCAGGCTTACTTCCGCATCAACACGGAGAACATGGGGCAGTTTGAGCGGACCCTGATCATCGCTGACGAAGACTCCTATGTGCACTACGTCGAAGGTTGCACTGCCCCTATCTACTCCTCCGACTCCCTGCACTCGGCCATCGTGGAGATCATCGTCAAGAAGAACGCCCGCGTCCGCTACACCACGATCCAGAACTGGTCCAACAACGTCTACAACCTGGTCACCCAGCGCGCCACCTGCGAGGAGGGCGCCACCATGGAGTGGATCGACGGGAACATCGGCTCCAAGCGCAATATGAAGTACCCCGCCGTTTTCCTCATGGGCCCCCACGCCCGTGGGGAGGCGCTGTCTATTGCCTTCGCCGGGGCCGGGCAGCACCAGGACACCGGAGCCAAGATGGTTCACATGGCACCCCACACCTCCAGCCATATCGTCTCCAAGTCGATCGCCCGTCACGGCGGCCGCTCTGGCTACCGGGGCCTGGTGCAGGTGATGAAAAACGCCCGCCATTCCAAGTCAAACGTGCTGTGCGACGCGCTGCTGGTGGACGAGATCTCCCGCTCTGACACCTACCCCTATGTGGATGTACGCACTGATGACGTCGAGATGGGCCACGAGGCCACCGTCTCCAAGGTCAGTGCCGACCAGCTCTTCTACCTCATGCAGCGCGGGCTCACCGAGACCGAGGCCATGGCCACGATCGTGCGCGGCTTCGTGGAGCCGATCGCCCGTGAGCTGCCCATGGAGTACGCCCTGGAGCTGAACCGCCTGATCGAGTTGCAGATGGAGAACTCCGTGGGCTGA
- a CDS encoding aminotransferase class V-fold PLP-dependent enzyme has protein sequence MSQLSAAKPLTEAEVAAVRADFPYLTRPARGGRELAYLDWGATSQKPACVIEREAEFYRMSNGAAGRSTYQIADEATAAWDDAHEDVAALVGARADQIVFTKNATEAVNLVALAIAHASAGRPAARGGAGADAGDPARSLILGEGDEVVVSRAEHHANLVPWQELCARTGARLRWLDLTPDGRVDADAEAVARVVTERTRVIALTHASNVTGALTPLDDVLAAARAVSALVLLDTCQSGAHVPLDFAALSAAGVDAMVLSSHKMLGPTGIGALVATEELLEAMPPVLTGGSMIEVVTMESSTYMSGPARFEAGSQPLAQAAGWSTAVGYLASLGLERLHAGEQLLTQRVLDGLATVTGVRVLGPTDITDRLGVVAFAVDGVHPHDVGQVLDAAGVAVRTGHHCAQPIHAAFGVHASSRVSFGPTTTPGEIDRFLQAVDSVRSYFGR, from the coding sequence ATGAGCCAGCTCAGTGCAGCTAAGCCCCTGACTGAGGCTGAGGTCGCCGCCGTGCGCGCCGACTTCCCCTACCTCACCCGCCCTGCGCGCGGTGGGCGCGAGCTCGCCTACCTTGACTGGGGCGCCACCAGCCAGAAACCGGCCTGCGTCATCGAGCGCGAGGCCGAGTTCTACCGGATGAGCAACGGTGCCGCGGGTCGCTCCACCTACCAGATCGCCGACGAGGCCACGGCCGCCTGGGATGACGCCCACGAGGACGTCGCCGCCCTCGTCGGTGCCCGCGCCGACCAGATCGTCTTCACCAAGAACGCCACCGAGGCCGTCAACCTCGTGGCCCTGGCCATCGCCCACGCCAGCGCAGGGCGTCCCGCCGCCCGCGGTGGCGCCGGAGCCGACGCCGGGGACCCCGCGCGCAGCCTGATTCTGGGCGAGGGCGACGAGGTGGTGGTCTCCCGCGCTGAGCACCACGCCAACCTCGTGCCCTGGCAGGAGCTGTGCGCTCGCACCGGCGCGCGCCTGCGCTGGCTCGACCTCACCCCGGACGGGCGCGTCGATGCCGACGCTGAGGCGGTGGCCCGCGTCGTCACCGAGCGCACCCGCGTCATCGCGCTCACGCACGCCTCCAATGTCACCGGCGCGCTCACCCCCCTGGATGACGTCCTCGCGGCCGCGCGTGCTGTCAGCGCCCTGGTCCTGCTGGACACCTGCCAGTCCGGCGCGCATGTGCCCCTCGACTTCGCCGCGCTCAGCGCCGCCGGAGTCGACGCCATGGTGCTGTCCAGCCACAAGATGCTCGGTCCCACCGGCATCGGTGCCCTCGTGGCCACCGAAGAGCTGCTTGAGGCCATGCCCCCAGTCCTCACCGGTGGCTCCATGATCGAGGTCGTCACCATGGAGTCCTCGACCTACATGTCGGGCCCCGCCCGCTTCGAGGCCGGCTCCCAGCCCCTGGCTCAGGCTGCCGGCTGGTCCACCGCCGTCGGCTACCTTGCCTCGCTGGGGCTGGAGCGCCTGCACGCGGGGGAGCAGCTCCTGACGCAGCGGGTCCTGGACGGGCTCGCCACCGTCACGGGGGTGCGGGTCCTGGGGCCCACGGATATCACTGACCGGCTGGGTGTTGTCGCCTTCGCCGTCGATGGCGTCCACCCGCACGACGTCGGGCAGGTGCTCGATGCCGCGGGCGTGGCTGTGCGCACCGGGCACCACTGCGCCCAGCCGATCCACGCCGCCTTCGGGGTCCACGCCTCCTCGCGCGTATCCTTCGGGCCGACGACGACCCCCGGGGAGATCGACCGTTTCCTCCAGGCCGTTGACTCCGTCCGCTCCTACTTCGGAAGGTGA
- a CDS encoding DUF3043 domain-containing protein yields MSWFKRESTEGTAKMSSPVKDTASKSGGKGRPTPKRRDAEAAGLRPVVPADRKAAKRSAREKRDAAWRQQQDALQTGDERHYPAKDRGPIKRYMRDYIDARYSIGEIFVPASFLLLAGSLALSFVKQAGALNVFVLLSMYLIFIAAILDATWCYFRLRSKLFEKFGRDKVRAQGSVFWYTFARCFNLRRWRSPKAMVARGEYPN; encoded by the coding sequence GTGAGCTGGTTCAAGCGTGAATCCACCGAAGGCACTGCAAAGATGTCCTCCCCTGTGAAGGACACCGCCTCCAAGTCAGGCGGCAAGGGCCGCCCCACACCCAAGCGGCGTGACGCCGAGGCCGCGGGCCTGCGCCCCGTGGTGCCTGCTGACCGTAAGGCCGCCAAGCGGTCCGCCCGTGAGAAGCGCGACGCCGCCTGGCGTCAGCAGCAGGATGCCCTGCAAACCGGTGATGAGCGGCATTACCCCGCCAAGGATCGCGGCCCCATCAAGCGTTACATGCGTGACTACATCGATGCTCGCTACTCCATCGGGGAGATCTTTGTGCCTGCCTCTTTCCTCCTGCTGGCGGGCAGCCTGGCGCTGTCCTTCGTGAAGCAGGCCGGGGCCTTAAACGTGTTCGTGCTCCTGTCCATGTACCTGATCTTCATTGCGGCGATACTGGATGCCACCTGGTGCTACTTTCGCCTGCGCTCCAAGCTCTTTGAAAAGTTTGGGAGGGACAAAGTGCGGGCTCAAGGCTCTGTGTTCTGGTACACCTTCGCGCGCTGCTTCAACCTGCGCCGCTGGCGCTCTCCCAAGGCCATGGTGGCGCGAGGCGAGTACCCCAACTGA
- a CDS encoding aldo/keto reductase encodes MVAHPYLGSSGLKVSEVAYGNWLTHGSQVEAETATRCVHKALDLGITAFGTADVYANTAAKSVLGKALAGQR; translated from the coding sequence ATGGTCGCTCACCCCTATCTTGGCTCGTCTGGTCTGAAAGTCTCTGAGGTCGCCTACGGCAACTGGCTGACCCACGGCTCACAGGTAGAGGCGGAGACCGCCACCCGTTGCGTACACAAGGCCCTGGATCTGGGTATCACCGCCTTTGGCACTGCGGACGTGTACGCAAACACGGCGGCAAAGTCCGTGTTAGGAAAGGCTCTGGCCGGGCAGCGCTGA
- a CDS encoding aldo/keto reductase: protein MGPNDCGLSRKHIMESINAVLTAVQRLVPVAQEAGLSLAQLAVAWVLQHDFISTAILGASRPEQLEENVKACGVTLGAQVMEAIDAALGDVVERNPNHSRSPKTRPC, encoded by the coding sequence ATGGGCCCCAACGACTGTGGACTGTCCCGCAAGCACATCATGGAGTCGATCAACGCTGTGCTGACTGCGGTCCAGCGCCTAGTGCCGGTGGCCCAGGAGGCCGGTTTGAGCCTGGCACAACTGGCGGTAGCGTGGGTGCTGCAGCATGACTTCATCTCGACGGCGATCCTGGGGGCCTCCCGGCCAGAGCAACTGGAGGAGAACGTCAAGGCCTGTGGGGTGACGCTGGGCGCGCAGGTGATGGAAGCTATAGACGCTGCCCTGGGTGATGTGGTTGAGCGGAACCCGAACCACTCCCGGTCCCCCAAGACGCGGCCCTGTTGA
- the ypfJ gene encoding KPN_02809 family neutral zinc metallopeptidase codes for MSFNNNVQLDPSRVRTRSTGGRGAVIGGGSVLMVIAAMVLSQMTGVDLTGLVSGATQQGSQQTTSGVDTSMCTTGAAANKYTQCRMVATAESLDAVWSEQLPSQGGTTYQKPAFILWDGSHVRSACGNASAAVGPFYCPADSTVYLDMSFFSQMEGTLGAKDSPLAEEYIVAHEFGHHIQNQLGVMSRTNRSRSGADSDSVRTELQADCYAGVWVHYASSTPDAETGEPFLVKPSPQEIQTALDAAAAVGDDHIQQRSSGRIDADSWTHGSSEQRVRWFTTGMKQGSLAQCDTFSVDSRDL; via the coding sequence ATGTCCTTCAACAACAACGTTCAGCTTGATCCTAGCCGGGTGCGCACTCGCTCCACCGGTGGACGCGGCGCCGTGATCGGCGGCGGCTCAGTTCTCATGGTTATCGCTGCCATGGTCCTTTCCCAGATGACCGGCGTGGACCTGACAGGTCTGGTCTCTGGGGCCACCCAGCAGGGCAGCCAACAGACCACCTCCGGCGTGGACACCTCCATGTGCACCACCGGTGCCGCTGCGAACAAGTACACCCAGTGCCGCATGGTTGCCACCGCCGAGTCACTGGACGCTGTCTGGAGCGAGCAGCTGCCCAGTCAGGGTGGCACCACCTACCAGAAGCCCGCCTTCATCCTGTGGGACGGCTCCCACGTGCGCAGCGCCTGCGGCAACGCCTCTGCGGCGGTGGGCCCCTTCTACTGCCCGGCCGATTCCACGGTCTACCTGGACATGAGCTTCTTCTCCCAGATGGAAGGCACTCTGGGGGCCAAGGACTCGCCGCTGGCCGAGGAGTACATCGTGGCCCACGAGTTCGGCCACCACATCCAGAACCAGCTCGGAGTCATGAGCCGAACCAACCGCTCCCGCAGCGGCGCCGACTCGGACTCGGTACGCACCGAGTTGCAAGCGGACTGCTACGCCGGAGTGTGGGTGCACTACGCTTCCTCCACCCCGGACGCGGAAACCGGTGAGCCCTTCCTGGTCAAGCCCAGCCCGCAGGAGATCCAGACCGCCCTGGATGCGGCAGCCGCCGTCGGCGATGACCACATCCAGCAGCGCTCCAGCGGCCGGATCGACGCCGACTCCTGGACCCATGGCTCCTCAGAACAACGCGTGCGTTGGTTCACCACAGGTATGAAGCAGGGCAGCTTAGCCCAGTGCGACACCTTCTCGGTGGACTCCCGCGACCTGTGA